The following proteins are co-located in the Pyxidicoccus trucidator genome:
- a CDS encoding protein kinase domain-containing protein — protein MIKGDASNPEAPAGTGADPLIGRTLNGRFSILEPLGVGGMGKVYRALQAPLERVVALKVLNPNFQSTKDPGFQKRFLREASLTSKLRHPNTVTVIDYGQTDDGIYYIAMEYLDGRTLAQVLGQVGPLSWQRSVSVAQQICRSLREAHSLGIVHRDLKPANIMLLNESDQDLVKVLDFGLVKSVAEPQDGQISPEITQNGTFLGSPQYMAPEQARNVTDARSDVYSLGIVMFQMLMGRPPFIARDHIELIFAHYKEAPPTFQQVRPDLNVPPEIEAAVRRCLEKDPARRFQTMDEVLEGLREASMSAGGNSGIFKRPGGATTTGPYPSPALFSNVGKANDSGDTLAVDISVEVPRDVKRARQRTLLTGGLGGLVVAGLIAGGAVFFLTRGKAEEAKPEPVAAAPVAAAPAPTPEPVAAPSTGKVRFKLMSQPSGARVFYRGKERGTTPFTLEIPPGQDGSVTVELTFALEGYQMETVVAGGSGEVVLSQKLQKRRGGGGGGRNNIEVASASATDEVEAVEPVATPGGMSAPVMLAPTSMPAPEPVTTGAVGASAAANPTPAKGMTGLAVPVLPSAALASARGDVLPYNDEMPRPELLDQTKDIVYTREAIAMKAGGAFIAKCTITTKGRVEKCRVLKTVPLMEKAVLEALQSRTYKPVVYQGHPVNVEYAFSMSLVAPRR, from the coding sequence ATGATCAAGGGCGACGCGTCGAACCCCGAGGCACCAGCTGGCACGGGCGCTGATCCGCTCATCGGACGGACCCTGAATGGCCGCTTCAGCATCCTGGAACCGCTCGGTGTCGGAGGCATGGGCAAGGTCTACCGCGCCCTGCAGGCCCCGCTGGAGCGCGTGGTTGCCCTGAAGGTGCTCAACCCCAACTTCCAGAGCACCAAGGACCCGGGGTTCCAGAAGCGCTTCCTTCGTGAGGCGTCGCTCACCTCCAAGCTGCGCCACCCCAACACCGTCACCGTCATCGACTACGGGCAGACGGACGACGGCATCTACTACATCGCCATGGAATACCTGGACGGCCGCACGCTGGCCCAGGTGCTCGGACAGGTCGGGCCGCTGTCGTGGCAGCGCTCGGTCTCCGTGGCACAGCAGATCTGCCGCTCGCTGCGCGAGGCGCACAGCCTGGGCATCGTCCACCGGGACTTGAAGCCGGCCAACATCATGCTCCTGAACGAGTCCGACCAGGACCTCGTGAAGGTGCTGGACTTCGGCCTCGTGAAGTCGGTGGCCGAGCCCCAGGACGGGCAGATCTCCCCGGAGATCACCCAGAACGGCACCTTCCTCGGCTCGCCGCAGTACATGGCGCCGGAGCAGGCGCGCAACGTCACCGACGCGCGCAGCGACGTGTACTCGCTGGGCATCGTCATGTTCCAGATGCTGATGGGGCGCCCGCCGTTCATCGCGAGAGACCACATCGAGCTCATCTTCGCCCACTACAAAGAGGCCCCGCCCACCTTCCAGCAGGTGCGCCCGGACCTCAACGTGCCTCCGGAAATCGAGGCGGCGGTGCGGCGCTGCCTGGAGAAGGACCCGGCCCGGCGCTTCCAGACGATGGACGAGGTGCTGGAGGGGCTGCGCGAGGCCAGCATGTCCGCGGGCGGCAACAGCGGCATCTTCAAGCGGCCCGGCGGCGCGACGACGACGGGCCCCTACCCGTCCCCCGCGCTGTTCTCCAACGTGGGCAAGGCCAATGACTCCGGGGACACCCTGGCGGTGGACATCAGCGTGGAGGTGCCCCGGGACGTGAAGCGCGCCCGGCAGCGCACGCTCCTGACGGGCGGCCTGGGCGGCCTCGTGGTGGCGGGCCTCATCGCCGGTGGCGCGGTGTTCTTCCTGACGCGTGGCAAGGCCGAGGAGGCGAAACCGGAGCCGGTGGCCGCGGCCCCCGTCGCGGCCGCGCCCGCCCCCACGCCGGAGCCCGTCGCGGCCCCCAGCACGGGCAAGGTGCGCTTCAAGCTGATGAGCCAGCCGAGCGGCGCGCGCGTCTTCTACCGGGGCAAGGAGCGGGGCACCACGCCCTTCACGCTCGAGATTCCCCCGGGACAGGACGGCTCCGTCACGGTGGAGCTGACCTTCGCGCTGGAGGGCTACCAGATGGAGACCGTCGTCGCGGGCGGCTCCGGCGAGGTGGTGCTGTCCCAGAAGCTGCAGAAGCGGCGCGGCGGCGGGGGTGGCGGCCGGAACAACATCGAGGTGGCCTCGGCCTCCGCCACCGACGAGGTGGAGGCCGTCGAGCCGGTGGCCACGCCGGGCGGCATGTCCGCCCCGGTGATGCTGGCGCCCACGTCCATGCCCGCCCCCGAGCCCGTCACCACGGGCGCGGTGGGCGCCTCCGCCGCTGCCAACCCGACCCCGGCCAAGGGGATGACGGGCCTCGCGGTGCCGGTGCTGCCCTCGGCGGCGCTGGCGTCCGCGCGCGGCGACGTGCTGCCCTACAACGACGAGATGCCCCGCCCGGAGCTGCTCGACCAGACGAAGGACATCGTCTACACGCGCGAGGCCATCGCCATGAAGGCCGGCGGCGCGTTCATCGCCAAGTGCACCATCACCACCAAGGGCCGCGTGGAGAAGTGCCGCGTCCTCAAGACGGTGCCGCTCATGGAGAAGGCGGTGCTCGAGGCGCTCCAGTCGCGCACCTACAAGCCCGTCGTCTACCAGGGTCACCCGGTCAACGTGGAGTACGCCTTCAGCATGAGCCTGGTGGCGCCGCGGCGCTGA
- a CDS encoding HAD family hydrolase produces MAVAFFDLDKTLIAANSGSLWVRRELELGHITRLQALRASLWIARYHLGFVSMQDAVARAIALLAGSEALPIQERTAVFYEQLVRPLYRPGARVALEEHRQAGDRLVLLTSSSGYLSELVARELRLDAVLCNRFEVDAAGRHTGRPLGVICFGQGKRTVAEAYAREAGVELAACAFYTDSYSDLPVMEVVGRPVAVHPDHRLKREARRRGWPVVSWGVPPGGAPAAPPAPPVVPSTGP; encoded by the coding sequence GTGGCCGTCGCCTTCTTCGACCTGGACAAGACGCTCATCGCCGCCAACTCCGGCTCGCTGTGGGTGCGTCGCGAGCTGGAGCTGGGGCACATCACCCGCTTGCAGGCGCTGCGCGCCAGCCTGTGGATTGCGCGCTACCACCTGGGCTTCGTGTCCATGCAGGACGCGGTGGCGCGCGCCATCGCCCTGCTCGCGGGCTCCGAGGCCCTGCCCATCCAGGAGCGCACCGCCGTCTTCTACGAGCAGCTGGTGCGGCCCCTGTACCGCCCCGGCGCGCGCGTGGCGCTGGAGGAGCACCGCCAGGCGGGAGACCGGCTGGTGCTGCTCACGTCCTCGTCGGGCTACCTGTCGGAGCTGGTGGCGCGGGAGCTGCGGCTGGACGCCGTGCTGTGCAATCGCTTCGAGGTGGACGCCGCGGGCCGGCACACCGGCCGGCCGCTGGGCGTCATCTGCTTCGGCCAGGGCAAGCGCACCGTCGCCGAGGCCTACGCGCGAGAGGCCGGCGTGGAGCTGGCGGCGTGCGCCTTCTACACGGACTCGTACTCGGACCTGCCGGTGATGGAGGTGGTGGGGCGGCCGGTGGCCGTGCACCCCGACCACCGGCTGAAGCGCGAGGCGAGAAGGCGCGGCTGGCCGGTGGTGAGCTGGGGCGTGCCTCCGGGAGGCGCTCCGGCCGCGCCGCCCGCTCCGCCGGTGGTGCCGTCCACCGGGCCCTGA
- a CDS encoding myxosortase-dependent metalloprotease, MXAN_2677/MXAN_2678 family codes for MKTPLLVLTAALVVAAPSLAQDEDAPFRRTVVPGRPLCLMWPGRDYVYHLDAAGSERTPGDSEVAAIEASFGSWRALSGTCSDYNFRRGEDWSLPVKVGYDEEKPYNNYNIVTFRELSCPDVVSAEDPCWEDEACGNVYRCWEHGSGTIGLTTSTFSFRDGRVLDSDIELNASQPGGGPGFLFTTVDSPVCATATPSTDCVATDLQNTMTHEIGHVVGLDHVFNTGATMEATAPPGETGKRIIDPGSAEGFCSIYPRGLPPTQCFVREGAGLTVAAEGRGTGCTAAPGPLALGAVLAALALARRRTARPPGTPDGVAAPRGRDC; via the coding sequence GTGAAGACGCCGCTCCTGGTGCTCACGGCCGCGCTGGTGGTGGCGGCTCCCTCGCTGGCTCAGGACGAGGACGCGCCCTTCCGGCGCACCGTGGTGCCGGGGCGGCCGCTGTGTCTCATGTGGCCGGGACGCGACTACGTCTACCACCTGGACGCCGCCGGCAGCGAGCGCACGCCGGGCGACAGCGAGGTGGCCGCCATCGAGGCCTCCTTCGGGTCCTGGCGCGCGCTGTCCGGCACGTGCAGCGACTACAACTTCCGCCGGGGCGAGGACTGGAGCCTGCCGGTGAAGGTGGGGTACGACGAAGAGAAGCCGTATAACAACTACAACATCGTTACCTTCCGCGAGCTGTCGTGCCCGGACGTGGTCTCCGCCGAGGACCCGTGCTGGGAGGACGAGGCGTGCGGCAACGTGTACCGCTGCTGGGAGCACGGCTCGGGCACCATCGGCCTCACCACCTCCACCTTCAGCTTCCGCGACGGGCGGGTGCTGGACTCGGACATCGAGCTGAACGCGTCGCAGCCCGGTGGCGGCCCCGGCTTCCTCTTCACCACCGTGGACTCTCCGGTGTGTGCCACCGCGACGCCTTCAACGGACTGCGTGGCCACGGACCTGCAGAACACCATGACGCACGAGATTGGCCACGTGGTGGGGCTGGACCACGTGTTCAACACGGGCGCCACCATGGAGGCCACCGCGCCGCCCGGGGAGACGGGCAAGCGCATCATCGACCCGGGTTCGGCGGAGGGCTTCTGCTCCATCTACCCGCGCGGCCTGCCGCCCACCCAGTGCTTCGTCCGCGAGGGCGCGGGGCTCACGGTGGCAGCGGAGGGCCGGGGCACCGGCTGCACGGCGGCACCGGGCCCCCTGGCGCTGGGCGCGGTGCTGGCCGCGCTCGCCCTGGCACGGCGGCGGACGGCCAGGCCGCCTGGAACCCCGGACGGCGTCGCGGCCCCTCGCGGGCGGGATTGCTAG
- a CDS encoding myxosortase-dependent metalloprotease, MXAN_2677/MXAN_2678 family — translation MISLAPLMVALALGQSDPYVRSRVDAGDTRTQCLFWTSTTLTWNQSTYGNPDTPGETEFEAMRSSFQSWQDIFAQCGNLTLVEGPRVDERDVGYKREGDNLNLVLFRDRDCNAVVPATDACWEEETCANEYDCWEDDDNTIAITLTTYDERSGIIYDSDISFNAGRFAFTTADGGPCFPPVTTNCVATDVQNTATHEIGHFIGLDHTRAQGSTMNPSAPPGEVSKRSIDTGSRDFVCAVYPRGRESQACLHPEIDEDLGPKGSTGCAATGSAAVLPALAAWVLGLARRRREEGSR, via the coding sequence GTGATTTCGCTCGCCCCCCTCATGGTGGCCCTGGCGCTGGGCCAGTCGGACCCGTACGTGCGCAGCCGCGTGGACGCGGGCGACACGCGGACCCAGTGCCTCTTCTGGACGTCCACGACGCTCACCTGGAACCAGAGCACCTACGGCAACCCGGACACGCCCGGCGAGACGGAGTTCGAGGCGATGCGCAGCTCCTTCCAGAGCTGGCAGGACATCTTCGCCCAGTGCGGCAACCTCACGCTGGTGGAGGGCCCCCGCGTGGACGAGCGCGACGTGGGCTACAAGCGCGAGGGGGACAACCTCAACCTGGTGCTCTTCCGGGACAGGGACTGCAACGCGGTGGTGCCGGCGACGGACGCGTGCTGGGAAGAGGAGACGTGCGCCAACGAGTACGACTGCTGGGAGGATGACGACAACACCATCGCCATCACCCTCACCACGTACGACGAGCGCTCGGGCATCATCTACGACTCGGACATCTCCTTCAACGCGGGGCGCTTCGCCTTCACCACGGCGGATGGCGGCCCCTGCTTCCCGCCGGTGACGACCAACTGCGTGGCCACGGACGTGCAGAACACGGCCACGCACGAGATTGGCCACTTCATCGGCCTGGACCACACGCGCGCGCAGGGCTCCACCATGAACCCGAGCGCCCCGCCCGGCGAGGTGTCCAAGCGCAGCATCGACACGGGCTCGCGCGACTTCGTCTGCGCGGTGTACCCCAGGGGCCGCGAGAGCCAGGCGTGCCTGCACCCTGAAATCGATGAGGACCTGGGGCCCAAGGGCAGCACGGGCTGCGCCGCCACCGGCTCCGCCGCCGTACTGCCCGCGCTGGCCGCGTGGGTGCTGGGGCTGGCGCGCCGCCGCCGCGAGGAGGGCTCCCGGTGA
- the gltX gene encoding glutamate--tRNA ligase yields MPSALRVRFAPSPTGYLHIGGARTALMNFLQARRQGGTFILRMEDTDQGRSTPESVQAILDGLNWLGIDWDEGPGKEGPYAPYFQMQRLGTYREHSDRMLAEGKAYRCYCTREELDAQRQAAEKAGGAFKYPGTCRELKAPPPGKRAEDAVIRFKMPSGEGSVSFDDKALGVITKPYSDLDDWVMLRADGIPLYNFGCVIDDHLMDITLVARGQEHVNSTFPQLMLYQALGWQPPDFAHLPLILASDRKKLSKRLHPEADVMRHKADGILPEALLNYVIRLGWSHGNDEVISREQMVEWFDFTGVGTTSGIWDRNKLLWLNQQWLKLLPESVIAERLLPFLEAKGVQAKGDARLEPLVRALRERSNTLEEMATTAANVYFRSGVTLDEKAAAKHLTGDSLGLLRKVREALTALPGWTVEALDGVVKTVSESSSVGMGKVAQPVRVALTGNTTSPGIGETLLLVGRDEALSRIDAALARG; encoded by the coding sequence ATGCCTTCCGCCCTTCGCGTCCGCTTCGCTCCCTCGCCTACCGGCTACCTCCACATTGGCGGTGCCCGCACGGCGCTGATGAACTTCCTCCAGGCCCGGCGCCAGGGCGGCACCTTCATCCTCCGGATGGAGGACACGGACCAGGGCCGCTCCACGCCCGAGTCGGTGCAGGCCATCCTGGACGGCCTCAACTGGCTGGGCATCGACTGGGACGAGGGCCCCGGCAAGGAGGGCCCGTACGCCCCCTACTTCCAGATGCAGCGGCTGGGCACCTACCGCGAGCACTCGGACCGGATGCTCGCCGAGGGCAAGGCCTACCGGTGCTACTGCACCCGCGAGGAGCTGGACGCGCAGCGCCAGGCCGCGGAGAAGGCCGGCGGCGCCTTCAAGTACCCGGGCACCTGCCGCGAGCTGAAGGCCCCGCCCCCGGGCAAGCGCGCGGAGGACGCGGTCATCCGCTTCAAGATGCCCTCGGGCGAGGGCTCCGTCTCCTTCGACGACAAGGCGCTGGGCGTCATCACCAAGCCGTACTCGGACCTGGATGACTGGGTCATGCTGCGCGCGGACGGCATCCCCCTCTACAACTTCGGCTGCGTCATCGACGACCACCTGATGGACATCACCCTGGTGGCGCGCGGCCAGGAGCACGTCAACTCCACCTTCCCGCAGCTGATGCTGTACCAGGCGCTGGGCTGGCAGCCGCCGGACTTCGCCCACCTGCCGCTCATCCTCGCGTCGGACCGCAAGAAGCTGTCCAAGCGCCTGCACCCCGAGGCGGACGTGATGCGGCACAAGGCCGACGGCATCCTGCCGGAGGCGCTGCTCAACTACGTCATCCGCCTGGGCTGGAGCCACGGCAACGACGAGGTCATCTCCCGCGAGCAGATGGTGGAGTGGTTCGACTTCACCGGCGTGGGCACCACGTCCGGAATCTGGGACCGCAACAAGCTGCTGTGGCTCAACCAGCAGTGGCTGAAGCTGCTGCCCGAGTCCGTCATCGCCGAGCGGCTGCTGCCCTTCCTGGAGGCGAAGGGTGTCCAGGCGAAGGGCGACGCGCGCCTGGAGCCGCTGGTGCGCGCCCTGCGCGAGCGCTCCAACACGCTGGAGGAGATGGCCACCACCGCGGCCAACGTCTACTTCCGCTCCGGCGTCACCCTGGACGAGAAGGCCGCCGCCAAGCACCTCACCGGGGACTCCCTCGGCCTGCTGCGCAAGGTGCGCGAGGCGCTCACCGCCCTGCCCGGGTGGACGGTGGAGGCGCTGGACGGCGTGGTGAAGACGGTGAGCGAGTCGTCCAGCGTGGGCATGGGCAAGGTGGCCCAGCCCGTGCGCGTGGCCCTCACCGGCAACACCACCAGTCCGGGCATCGGCGAGACGCTGCTGCTCGTGGGCCGGGACGAGGCCCTGAGCCGCATCGACGCGGCGCTCGCTCGCGGCTGA
- a CDS encoding response regulator, with protein sequence MDLPFETGDGEGGEGGTLASTVLVVDDEPVVLDICARLLEREPDLAVTLAQSAEEALPLLAEQRFDVLVTDKNLPGLGGVELIAEARRLQPSLEAVMITAYASSESVVAAFAAGASDYILKPFDDLRVLRAKVRAALERRTSGVRVREQAREVAREAAVLLAAGQDAPEPAHEALEEELRAYEEAVRVGLNGRVAVVGSSEAVAVLKEHGFETLDLPPYAPELEGADVVVVETGDPQWRTLAERLQRLPPDVLLLANPQADLGDLLEAITLRMDLVGFGSTQGASALPEKVRMLLLRRGVQRAQDRLATALAAFRQSIASPPA encoded by the coding sequence ATGGATCTCCCGTTCGAGACCGGGGACGGCGAGGGTGGGGAGGGGGGAACGCTCGCCTCGACGGTGCTGGTGGTGGATGACGAGCCCGTCGTCCTGGACATCTGCGCGCGCCTGCTGGAGCGCGAGCCAGACCTGGCGGTGACGCTGGCTCAGAGCGCCGAGGAGGCGCTGCCACTCCTGGCCGAGCAGCGCTTCGACGTGTTGGTGACGGACAAGAACCTGCCCGGCCTGGGCGGGGTGGAGCTCATCGCCGAGGCGCGGCGGCTGCAGCCCTCGCTGGAGGCGGTGATGATTACCGCCTACGCCAGCTCCGAGTCCGTCGTCGCCGCCTTCGCCGCCGGCGCCAGCGACTACATCCTCAAGCCCTTCGATGACCTCCGGGTGCTGCGCGCCAAGGTGCGGGCCGCCCTGGAGCGCCGCACCTCCGGGGTGCGCGTGCGAGAGCAGGCCCGGGAGGTGGCCCGAGAGGCCGCCGTGCTGCTGGCCGCCGGCCAGGACGCCCCCGAGCCCGCCCACGAGGCACTGGAAGAGGAGCTGCGCGCCTACGAGGAGGCCGTGCGCGTGGGCCTCAACGGCCGGGTGGCGGTGGTGGGCAGCAGCGAGGCCGTGGCCGTGCTGAAGGAGCACGGCTTCGAGACGCTGGACCTGCCGCCCTACGCGCCGGAATTGGAGGGCGCGGACGTCGTCGTGGTGGAGACGGGCGACCCGCAGTGGCGCACCCTGGCCGAGCGGCTCCAGCGCCTGCCGCCGGACGTGCTGCTGCTGGCCAACCCGCAGGCGGACCTGGGGGATTTGCTGGAGGCGATTACGCTCCGCATGGACCTCGTCGGCTTCGGCAGCACCCAGGGCGCCAGCGCGCTGCCGGAGAAGGTGCGGATGCTGCTGCTGCGCCGGGGCGTCCAGCGTGCCCAGGACCGGCTGGCCACCGCGCTCGCGGCCTTCCGCCAGAGCATCGCCTCGCCGCCCGCCTGA
- a CDS encoding sensor histidine kinase: MNPSELPAVLYVDDDALNLRVFDANFGQRFRIFRSSSPNEALALLEQRRGEIGVILSDQRMPGMTGVELLERARSIAPDAKRMLVTAYADMQAVIDAVNRGQVTRYFVKPWDRAELQSALDDALKIARLELRIREVEGRMLKSERLATLGQVTAGIAHELMGPVGYLSQNVVSLQRDLAGVIQYVSRHLQTDPNAEVAETVEDLPALIKDLSDGAEHLRQVALGLRAQARGEDHEATADVAEVVSFAVKLARAEVRDRARLTSNGDPVRVTFGPVKLCQVVLNLIVNASQAMGGTGRQGRIEVRWTARQDDVVLTVADNGCGIPLELQERVFQPLFTTKPVGVGTGLGLSICKDLVTQSGGALRLSSTPGEGTEIELTLRRAPPL; encoded by the coding sequence ATGAATCCGTCTGAACTCCCCGCGGTGCTGTACGTCGATGACGACGCCCTGAACCTGCGGGTCTTCGACGCGAACTTCGGGCAGCGCTTCCGAATCTTCCGCAGCTCCTCGCCCAACGAGGCGCTGGCCCTGCTGGAGCAGCGCCGGGGCGAGATTGGCGTCATCCTCTCCGACCAGCGCATGCCGGGCATGACGGGCGTGGAGCTGCTGGAGCGCGCACGCTCGATTGCGCCCGACGCCAAGCGCATGCTCGTCACGGCGTACGCGGACATGCAGGCCGTCATCGACGCGGTGAACCGCGGCCAGGTGACGCGCTACTTCGTCAAGCCGTGGGACCGGGCGGAGCTGCAGTCGGCGCTGGACGACGCGCTGAAGATTGCGCGGCTGGAGCTGCGCATCCGCGAGGTGGAAGGGCGGATGCTGAAGTCCGAGCGTCTGGCCACGCTGGGGCAGGTGACGGCGGGCATCGCCCACGAGCTGATGGGGCCGGTGGGCTACCTCTCGCAGAACGTGGTGTCGCTGCAGCGCGACCTTGCGGGCGTCATCCAGTACGTGTCGCGGCACCTGCAGACGGACCCGAACGCCGAGGTGGCGGAGACGGTGGAGGACCTTCCCGCGCTCATCAAGGACCTGTCGGACGGCGCCGAGCACCTGAGGCAGGTGGCGCTGGGCCTGCGCGCGCAGGCGCGGGGCGAGGACCATGAGGCCACCGCGGACGTGGCCGAGGTGGTGTCCTTCGCGGTGAAGCTGGCGCGCGCCGAGGTGCGTGACAGGGCGCGGCTGACGAGCAACGGCGACCCGGTGCGCGTCACCTTCGGGCCGGTGAAGCTGTGCCAGGTGGTGCTCAACCTCATCGTCAACGCGTCGCAGGCCATGGGCGGCACGGGCCGGCAGGGCCGCATCGAAGTGCGGTGGACGGCGCGCCAGGACGACGTGGTGCTGACGGTGGCGGACAACGGCTGCGGCATTCCCCTGGAGCTGCAGGAGCGCGTCTTCCAGCCGCTCTTCACCACCAAGCCCGTGGGCGTGGGCACCGGGCTGGGGCTGTCCATCTGCAAGGACCTGGTGACGCAGTCGGGCGGCGCGCTGCGGCTGTCCTCCACGCCCGGCGAGGGCACGGAAATCGAGCTCACCCTCCGGCGAGCCCCGCCCCTCTGA
- a CDS encoding DUF2795 domain-containing protein: MTRERLAQGVSALEARVGQPLPLAQSLHEALLGAVFPLTAEELTWVARENEAPPTVLSLLGGLPRGHFASLDAVALALEGDLSGVDAAPAHPPAASSR; this comes from the coding sequence ATGACACGCGAACGGCTCGCCCAGGGTGTGTCGGCGTTGGAGGCCCGCGTGGGCCAGCCGCTGCCCCTTGCGCAGTCGCTGCACGAGGCCCTCCTCGGCGCCGTCTTCCCCCTCACCGCCGAGGAGCTGACGTGGGTGGCCCGGGAGAACGAGGCCCCCCCCACGGTGCTGTCGCTGCTGGGCGGACTGCCGCGCGGCCACTTTGCCTCCCTGGACGCGGTGGCCCTCGCGCTGGAGGGAGACCTGTCCGGAGTCGACGCCGCCCCGGCGCACCCGCCCGCCGCGTCCTCGCGCTGA
- a CDS encoding pyruvate dehydrogenase complex dihydrolipoamide acetyltransferase has product MATPIQMPSLSPTMKEGKIIKWLKKVGDKVSSGEAVAEVETDKSNLEIEAFDDGYLLQIVVGEDQMAAVGAPIAFLGAKGEKVEAGKAAAAPAPAAKPEQAPAAAKPPAPASPPPASPPAAGGGGSRIEVVMPSLSPTMKEGKIIKWLKKVGDKVSSGDAIAELETDKSNLEIEAYDDGTLAEIVVGENQMATVGAPIAYLTGKGGKAAPSAPAPKPAASAPAPAAAAPQAPAGGQVVPLRREEPAPAGGRRLRASPLAKKIARERGLDIHQVQGSGPSGRIVKRDIEEALAKGVTAPAAKQAPAPGARPAAGVRPEPQVVPLSSMRKVIAQRMTEVKPGVPHFYLTIEVDMDAAVKVREEAKAMELKVSVNDLIVKAVAMAVRRYPKINVSLQGDHVVQFSTVDVGIAVALEEGLITPILRDADQKGLQAIATEVRELAERARKRALKPAEYTGGSITVSNLGMYGIDQFVAVINPPQASILAVGAVADKAVVINGQLAVRKMMTATLSCDHRVIDGAIGAEFLRELRGLLEHPTRLLF; this is encoded by the coding sequence ATGGCCACTCCCATCCAGATGCCCAGCCTTTCCCCCACGATGAAGGAGGGAAAGATCATCAAGTGGCTCAAGAAGGTGGGCGACAAGGTCTCCTCCGGCGAGGCTGTCGCCGAGGTTGAGACGGACAAGTCCAACCTCGAAATCGAAGCCTTCGACGACGGCTACCTGTTGCAGATCGTCGTCGGTGAGGACCAGATGGCCGCCGTCGGCGCGCCCATCGCCTTCCTTGGAGCCAAGGGTGAGAAGGTGGAGGCCGGCAAGGCCGCCGCCGCGCCCGCACCCGCCGCGAAGCCCGAGCAGGCGCCCGCCGCCGCGAAGCCTCCGGCCCCCGCCTCGCCGCCTCCCGCCTCCCCGCCCGCCGCGGGCGGAGGGGGGAGCCGCATCGAAGTGGTCATGCCCAGCCTCTCCCCGACGATGAAGGAGGGGAAGATCATCAAGTGGCTGAAGAAGGTGGGCGACAAGGTCTCCTCCGGCGACGCCATCGCCGAGCTGGAGACGGACAAGTCCAACCTCGAAATCGAGGCGTACGACGACGGCACGCTGGCGGAAATCGTCGTCGGCGAGAACCAGATGGCCACCGTGGGCGCGCCCATCGCGTACCTCACCGGCAAGGGCGGTAAGGCGGCTCCGTCCGCTCCGGCGCCGAAGCCGGCGGCCTCCGCTCCGGCGCCCGCCGCCGCCGCGCCCCAGGCTCCGGCCGGGGGCCAGGTGGTGCCGCTGCGCCGCGAGGAGCCGGCCCCGGCCGGTGGACGGCGGCTGCGCGCCAGCCCCCTGGCGAAGAAGATTGCCCGCGAGCGCGGCCTGGACATCCACCAGGTGCAGGGCTCCGGCCCCTCGGGTCGCATCGTGAAGCGCGACATCGAGGAGGCGCTGGCGAAGGGCGTCACGGCTCCGGCGGCGAAGCAGGCCCCGGCGCCCGGCGCGCGTCCGGCGGCGGGTGTCCGCCCCGAGCCGCAGGTGGTCCCCCTCTCGTCCATGCGCAAGGTCATCGCGCAGCGGATGACCGAGGTGAAGCCCGGCGTCCCGCACTTCTACCTCACCATCGAGGTGGACATGGACGCCGCGGTGAAGGTCCGCGAGGAGGCCAAGGCGATGGAGCTCAAGGTCTCCGTCAACGACCTCATCGTGAAGGCCGTGGCCATGGCGGTGCGCCGCTACCCGAAGATCAACGTGTCGCTGCAGGGCGACCACGTGGTCCAGTTCAGCACCGTGGACGTGGGCATCGCCGTGGCGCTGGAGGAGGGGCTGATTACGCCCATTCTCCGCGACGCGGACCAGAAGGGCCTGCAGGCCATCGCCACCGAGGTGCGGGAGCTGGCGGAGCGCGCCCGCAAGCGCGCCCTCAAGCCGGCCGAGTACACCGGCGGCTCCATCACCGTCAGCAACCTGGGCATGTACGGCATCGACCAGTTCGTCGCCGTCATCAACCCGCCGCAGGCCTCCATCCTCGCGGTGGGCGCGGTGGCCGACAAGGCGGTGGTCATCAACGGGCAGCTCGCGGTGCGGAAGATGATGACGGCCACGCTGTCGTGTGACCACCGCGTCATCGACGGCGCCATCGGCGCGGAGTTCCTGCGCGAGCTGCGCGGCCTGCTCGAGCACCCCACGCGGCTGCTCTTCTAG